The DNA region GTCGGACTCTTGCCGGTAGACCACCCGGGTCTCCGCATTCGCTAGCAACGACGAGGCGAGCGCGCGCATGGCAGAGCCCTGGTCACCGACGTTGTCGAGGTCGGAGAGCTTGTGGAAGATCAGCATGTTCGCGATCCCGTAGTGCCGGGCCAGCCGCCAGTGCGCGTCCATGCGCCGCAGTAGCGCCGGATGGGACATCAGCCGCCACGCTTCGTCGTACACGACCCACCGTTGTCCGCCGTCGGGGTCGAGGAGTGCCGATTCCATCCACGCCGACGCGCAGGTCATCAACACAGAGATGAGCGTCGCGTTCTCGGTCACCCTGGACAAGTCAAGGGAGATCATCGGCAACGTCGGATCGAAGCGGACCGTGCTGGGGCCGTCGAAGAGCCCGGCGAGGTCGCCGGCGACGAGGCGGCGCAACGCGTGACCAGCCAGGCGGCCGTCCTCGGCCAGTCGACCATCCGTATCCGTCGCGCCATCGGGTGCGAGCAGCCGGTCGACCACCATTGGAAGCACCGGTACGTCGGTCGAGCGGACCGTGTCCGCGAGGGCGACGTCGATGGCCGTGTGCTCCAACGGCGTAAGCCGGCGGTCGAGGACCGTCTCGGCCAGCGCACCGACAAGGTCGCGGCGGCGGCAGGTGACCTGCGCAGCCCACTGGATGTCATCGAGCCCGGCGGGCCGGTGGCCCTCGTCGAGCGGGTTGAGTCGGTTCGGCATCCCGTGCCCGAGTGCGATGGCTCTGCCGCCGACGGCTTCGGCGACGGCGGTGTGTTCGCCCTTGGGATCGCCAGGAACGTAGACACGGCGGCCGAACGGGATCGAGCGGGTGTAGAGGCTCTTCGCCAACGCCGACTTGCCGGCCCCGACGATCCCCGCGAGGACCAGGTTGGGCGCGGTGATCAGTCCGCGGGCGTAGAGCACCCATGGGTCGTAGACGAAGGAGCTGCCTGAGTACAGGTCCTGCCCGACGAACACCCCGTCACTGCCGAGGCCGCCCTCAGCGAGGAACGGGTACGCGCCGGCCAACGTGGCGGACGTGTCCTGATGACGGGGCAACCGAAGCCGGCCCGGCGTACGCAGGGCGGCGGCACCATGCTCGCCAGCCTTGGGCAACACGACGGTCGCGCGGCGCTCGGCCGCCAGTTCGTCGGACTTCGCCTTCTCGAGCGTTCTGCGCGAGTCGCGGTCCTCAGCGAGCCGCGACTTCGCTGCCGCCTTCCGCGCGCGCCGGTCACTCCGGCGCTCACGACGAGGCGACACGAGTACCGCACTGTGCAGACGGCTCTCGTCGGAGTCCTTCATAGCGACAGCCCACGGTCGACCGCGGAGCCGTGCACCTGTGGCGCTGGGAACTCGCGGTCGTAGGTGAGCATCGCCTCCGCCTCGTGCGCGTTCCCGATGACGACGCCGACCTGCCGGAGCATCTCGCCAGCTCGGTGGAGGTCCCATGAGACTCGATAGGCGGCCGAGCGAGCCTTCGGCGAGCCAGTCGGCGCCCACTGCGCATCGCGGTGACGTCCATCGTGGTACTGCGCAATCTGATGGAGCGACTGACTCAGCGACGCGACGGCCGAGGTGAGCGAGCCAAGGACCGAGTAGATCTCGCGCGGGTCATCGATTGAGCGTGTCGCGTGCGCAAACGCGCGAAGCGCGGTCTGTACTTCGTCGGCGTCAGCCGCCGGGTTCTCGAACGTCGGCATCAGGCTCTCCTCGTAAGGGATGGGTCACGAAGTAGGTGAGCCCGATGCGCCGCGGCGAAGGTCAACGTGGAGGGCGGCCTGAGCGGGTTTCGCCACATCTGTCGGACGGTTCTGCAAGTCTTCAGGTGATCGGCGGATTGCAGTCTTGCCGACAGGTCGAAGGAAGGCGATGGGGCGTGATCGGCGGGCGGCAGGCGAACTCGTGGTCCCCGTCGTTCTGGGCGCGGCATCTCGGCCGCGCGCCCTACTGGACGATCGGAGTCGTTGACCAGCACATCAGCGTCATGACGCCCACGGGACTCTCGACCGTGCACGTCGCGGAACATCAGAAGCTGACCTTCGAAACCGGATCAATCTGGGCACGGATGTCAGCACCCGAACTCGGCATTCATACTCCACTCCCGGGCCTTTCGAAGCGAGCCCTGTCGGAGTACCAGTTGTGCGTTGCAAGCCAGGTCAAGGAGTACGAGGAAGCGCTCGACCTGCAGCCGGTTCTGGACGCGCTGCTCGGTTGGTGGACCGGATATCACGCCGCGGCTGGCGAGAGCTGGGCCAGCCGGCATTGGCTCCCGGAAGAGTTCATTGTCGAGTGGGAGTCTCAGCTCGCCCGAGTGCGCGCGAGGTACCCGCTCAGCGCG from Nocardioides sambongensis includes:
- a CDS encoding ATP-binding protein; amino-acid sequence: MKDSDESRLHSAVLVSPRRERRSDRRARKAAAKSRLAEDRDSRRTLEKAKSDELAAERRATVVLPKAGEHGAAALRTPGRLRLPRHQDTSATLAGAYPFLAEGGLGSDGVFVGQDLYSGSSFVYDPWVLYARGLITAPNLVLAGIVGAGKSALAKSLYTRSIPFGRRVYVPGDPKGEHTAVAEAVGGRAIALGHGMPNRLNPLDEGHRPAGLDDIQWAAQVTCRRRDLVGALAETVLDRRLTPLEHTAIDVALADTVRSTDVPVLPMVVDRLLAPDGATDTDGRLAEDGRLAGHALRRLVAGDLAGLFDGPSTVRFDPTLPMISLDLSRVTENATLISVLMTCASAWMESALLDPDGGQRWVVYDEAWRLMSHPALLRRMDAHWRLARHYGIANMLIFHKLSDLDNVGDQGSAMRALASSLLANAETRVVYRQESDQLGTTAAALGLTGTEQSLLPTLGTGQGLWRVKHRSFVVQHQLHPAELELFDTTGRMNPA